Sequence from the Phragmites australis chromosome 11, lpPhrAust1.1, whole genome shotgun sequence genome:
ctacatgttaaaactatatccatgtataaaagtattactgttttctctataattaattaaatatgtttaacattaataaatattgaaatgtacaaaatttatgaacctaattttttttagtcttttttatcGTGCTCtatacagcaaaataaaaataaacgcgGCCACCAATCAGACTAGTTGCAATAAATTTTCCCAGGCTGTGAGGCACGAGACGTGTATTTGCGATAGGACAAGCTTCTGCTTAGCTAGCAACAAGATCCAGACCAACGAATGACAAAATGACATACAGGTATCCAGGGGCGGACCTCTTATGATGCAAGGGTATTCACTTGAATACCCAACATTTTTGCAAAATGAATATATATAGTTTAGTTGGACCGATTTTTTCTTAAGTCCTGCAGCCAGCCAAAGTCAGCAGTCGCGCAGGCCGGCAGGCGCAGCGGCAGCGGGCCAGCACTCAGCAGCCAAAGTGCCAAACGCAGGTGCAGCGCAGGCAGCCAGGCACCCGGGCGGCCGGGCAGACAGCCGCAGAGCAGAGCTGCGCAGGGCCGCAAGCGAAGGCTGCTCAGCTGCTCTAGCGCAGTGGCGCTCTGCTGACTGCTACTCAAGCTCAACAGGCATTCAGGCAATCAGGCAATAGCTCAAgtgacaagtgctcactctgcTGCTGGGGTGCTGGCGCCTGGCTGTGGCAATAGTGCAGCACTGCAGTCCACAGCACGGCAGCAACCAGCAGTCAGCTCCAATCTCCACCGCTCCACCTAATTAGCAAGTGAGAAATACTCAACTAGTGAATCCAATCTATTTCTTAATTGAATTAAGAGATGGGTTTAGGGAGACCGGTAGATACTCGTTGGGGATCTTACTATAAAACTATTATGCATGTTATCTCTTTGTATCCTTCAATCCGACGAGTTCTCATAAAGGTTGGAAAAGATCCCTCTCAAGGCGCAGAAGCTACACAAGCTCAAACAATGTTGAAGTCGTTTACTTTATTTGAGTTTGTTTTCATGGCACATTTATTGCTAACCATATTTGGGTACACAGATGATTTAAATCATGCTTTGCAAAAGAGGGATCAAGATATTGTTAATGCAATAGAGCTCATCTATGATACAAAGACTCAACTATAGTTTTTGTGGCAGGATGGTGGATGGGCAGATTTTCTTAAAACTGTCAATTCCTTTTGTGACAAGCATGGCATCAAAATTCCTAGTATGGATGATTTTTACAAGCCAGTTGGAAGAGACAGGAGGTTCTTTCCAAAAGCTAACAATCTACATCGTTTTCATGTCGACATGTTCTTAAGTGCCATTGATAGGATATTGCGAGAGCTTAATGACAGATTTGATGAGGTAAACACAAATTTGCTTCTTTGCATGGCATCATTCAATCCTGTTGATTCATTTGTTGCGTTTGACAAGGATAAATTGGTTAAGCTTGCTCAGTTCTATCCTAATGATTTCTCAAGCATTGAAATGATTCATCTTCCTTTTCAACTTGCACACTTTGTTACTGATATGCGTAGAGATGAAAGGTTTAGAGCAGTGAAAAATCTTGTTGAGCTATCCATTATgcttgttgaaacaaagaagaatctcAACTATGATATTGTGTACAAGCTTCTCAAATTAGTATTACTTCTTCCTGTGGCAACTGCTAGTGTTGAGAGGGTATTTTCTTTGATGAATTATGTGAAGAATAAATTGAGAAATAGAATGGGGGATCAATATTTGAATGATTGCTTGGTTACCTTTTTGGAGCGTGAATTTTTTGTTCAAGTCAAGTATAATGACATCATAAATCGGTTCCAAGCTATGAAGAAACGCAAAGTtgaattgtaattttctttacataTTTTGTAATTTGGATCATTTTGTAACCTAATTTAAGTTATTGTGGACCATTTATATTTTGGATggaacaacttttttttttgcttgaataCCCAGTTATTAaatcctgggtccgccactgcaGGTATCAATAGAGAGGgcacatgattttttatttatttttaaatcaatGGTGAGGGCACATGATCCTCCTAACCACCCGCGGGTTAGTTTATTGCGCGCGATCCATCTGCCAGTTCTGCACTCTACCTTCCATTCTTCTGCTCCGTGCCTCCGTCCTCCTTTTGCAAGCGTATAAATCTTGCTTCTGCAACTGATCTGGTCCGGGGCTTCGGTGAGCGGTGCTCGAACTCATGGAGGTCAAAAAGGACGTATGGGGCCTGCtgctcgtgctcctcctcggcCAGCTCGTCGCCTTCTCCATGGCTGCCGCAAGCTTCACCTCCTCCCTCATTGCTAATCTTGGTACCCAATTTTCATCTTTCTCACATGGCTGATCCAAATAGACAAAACTATTAGTGTATTTGATGAAGTActtgataactattgttatCTTGATAGAGATAACATCAGTTCATTCCCGTGAATAAATCTGTGCAGCAGTCGATGCACCACTCACACAATCTTTCTTCGCGTACCTGTTGCTGACCTTAGTTTATGTACCAATCGTCCTGCGTCGACGGCAGAAGTTGCAAGTGAGCACAGCTGCATAACAATCAACCCTGGAAGCTGTTGCAATTCATAGCTCACTGTTTTGGGTACTCTTGTCTTGCAGATAGCTTGGTATTGGTATCTAGCCCTGGCCTTCATTGATGTCCAGGGGAATTATCTTGGTGAGTATAGGCACCACACAGTTGCACTGAGTCCATACCACCAATAGTTTCCAGTGAGATACTCAATGTAATTCTGATAGATTCTTCTTGCTACTGCTGATAAACATCTAAACATTATGTTGTAGTTGTGAAGGCATATCAGTATTCATACATCACCAGTGTAACTTTGTTGGATTGTTGGACTGTTGTATGGGTCATCATACTCACCTGGTACGCACTGGGCACAAGATATTCGATCTGGCAGTTTGTGGGGGCAGGGACATGTGTGGCGGGGCTTGCCCTTGTGCTCCTTTCAGATGCGAAGTCTCCAGAGCAAGGTAAGTAGGTGAGACTGCTTAAAACAGCATGACAGTTATAGTAGAAAGTCAATTACGAAGTCTCATGAACAAACCCCAGTACTGGAATCGTTTTACGAGATAGGAAATTAGAATTTGAGTTACACAGGAAAATTCATGGTAGTGGTAGGACTGTCCCTTCCATCTCCCCTAAAATAAATCATGACAGAAGAACAACCAGGATACCAGTTTTAGTGGTACCTAAAATGTCAATAAACAGATGTGAATGAAAACATGATTTTAAGAGCATCATGAATTGAAATCCATTTTCCAGTTtccatagaaaaaatagataaatttttaACATCTTATGAAACATTTAACTTAGTGCAGATCCGAGTAAAATACCACTTCTGGGGGATGCCCTTGTTATTGCCAGGACAGTTTGTTTTGCATTTAGCAATGTTGGGGAGGTTAATTATGCCTTATATATCACTACTGCTATCAGCAATATTTTTGTCATATTTCTAAAAGGCATTTCATTTTCCTTGTATGTGTAGGAGTACTGTGTCAAAAAGAAAGACCGAGTTGAAGTTGTTGCAATGCTTGGATCCTTTGGGTTGCTAATCAGTATAGTTCAGATGTATCCTCTCCATTGTTCATTATTTTTATAGCCTGTAAAGAAAACTGACATGATACATCTATAGCTTTGCTCTCGCTCCTACATAATTAACTATCAACACAATGTGTCTGGAACAAAAATTGCTCTCTATATAATCTTCTGGGAAAAATTATTCATGTTACCTTTAATCTGATAAACCTTAGATTTATATGTGAAAGGAAGAGCCTAGAAGCAGTTACCTGGTCTCCGACAATGGTAAGAAATGAAACTCTTTTATCTGCCATTATTGAATTGAATAACTGGAAATTAACTCACTCCTGATTTTGTCTTCCATTTTTTCCAGATAAGTCTGTTCGCAGGATTTGCAGTGGCAATTTTCATGTTCTACACAATTACTCCTTTTGTTCTCAAGGTTAAGTATCTCTAACATTTTActatgttgattttttttcaataatagtattttttggaaaattttaaaaataataatcgaattcacaaaattgcaagaatagatACCTGTCGGCACGTGAAATGCCGACTAGTACCTGTTGGCACTCCACGTGCCGACATCCAACGTAGCAGTGTGCCAAGAGGCCTGTCGGCACTCCGTGTGCCGGCAGTGTCCTATGTCACACAAAcgatattcaaagaaaaattcataactttttgaTATGATCTCGGATGGAGatgatttttatatgaaaattgtagctcttgatgagatctataactttctAGTGAACATTTTTCTATTTGAATCCGTTTAGATGCACAAAAAGTGGTtataaatttcagatatgaaaaACTAGATCTTGAGCTTCTGCCATCTTTTGGGCATCGAAACGGATTGAAATGGAAAAGTGttcaactagaaagttgtagatctcatcgagagctacaatttacATATAAATATCATCTCCATCCGAGATCATatcaaaaatttataaatttttctttgaatatcgTCTGCGAAACATAGTATCTGTAGGCAAATGCCGACAGGCCCTCAGACTCATTGCACGCGTGCCGACAGGTCCCCGGACCCACTGCCACGTAGTAAGTCGGTACATAGAGTGCCGACAGATACCTATTATTGCAATTTTGTGAATTtggctattatttttgcaattttccaataaaataatattattaaaaaaacctCTTACTATGTTAGGGATGAAACAAAAGAAACTTAGACCCTGTCAAGTGGTTATGAATTATTTGAATAAACtaagaataaagaaaatatgtttCATATTGGCTAATATGTAGTATCAGCCAGAAGAAAGACCTCTACTTGTCATTTCACACTGCAATAATAGTTTAGCCCTTTTTCTTATGCCCTTTCTGCAGATGAGTGGAGCAACATTGTTCAACCTTTCACTCTTAACATCTGACATGTGGGCAGTCGCTATTCGAGTTTTATTCTATCATCAGCAGGTGGAAATTTATCACCAAAAATACTTGTGCCAGATTATAACATAATGTATTACCCAATATGTTCACATACTTAAGGTGCAACCCACAGATAAACTGGCTGTACTATCTAGCATTCACAGTTGTGGCCATTGGATTGATCATCTACTCACTATAGTAAGTTTTGTTCCAACCTTCCAAGATCATTTTGCAGATAAGTTGCTCATGGTTGCAGAAACCTAACCAAATTAATTGCTTGTAATCTATGAAGTGAAAGTTCTTCAGATGATGAAATAGCTGCGAGTACAGAAGCAGAAGGCCAATATCAGCAACTTCGAAGTGAGGATAATTCAACAGGAAGTGGTTCTAATTTGGGCAAACAAGAAAGGACACATAAGGAAGAAGTTCACATTTGTTAGGGGATCAATGTACAAAGACAACACCTTTGCAATAGATAGATTTGGCACAAATCAAATATGCAACAGagatctgcagagtataaaTGTTGCTTGATTCATGTATAGGCAAAACTGTTATTATCTCAAGCAAAAATGCAAGTTGGATGCGGAAGGGAATCAGAGTTGTTTTCCTCTATACACCAGTCCAGTAAATATTTCGCAATATATTGAAAAATACATAGAGCGAAAGAGCTTTTGGACTAAGGACTTGAGAACCCATCGCAGCAACATAGGTGTCAACTTACTAGCAACAAAAGAGTTCGCTTAAGTACTAGCGGAACAGCAACATATGTGGGAAAAATATAATGAGAGGTCCCAGTGTCAACATAATAGGTAGTAAAGCTCCCTCAAAGTTTGCCAGCTCCATGGTAATTAGACTGCCTATGAAGGAGACAATTCATCTCAGAGTCATGTGTGAATAGCTGACAGGCTTCAGACGTCAGTGGGATGTAAAGTTGAACATGCCACGGTATTTTCTTGTTAGGTGATTTGTGATTTCAAAATCTTTCTCCCAGAATACTACATATAAATTGCTCACTGTAAATTCTATGGAAAGTATCACTTTAAAATAGGCATGCCCTGTGAATTGGAAGCTAAAATGggtatgtgaaaaaaaaaaggagtggTTGAAATCCAATTGAACATTCAGAATATTTTATGGCCAGTTGTCCTGTTCAAAAAAAGAACTGAACAATTTCAATCTAACGGTGGTTGAGACTCATCGAAAGGCAAGACTACAATGAGTGGAATTTGTATGACATTGAACTATCAAACAAAGGAAAAACTTGTATCACAAGCAAAGATTGACAATGAAACAGAAATCTTAACAATAAGCGGATGAAGATATAGTTTTATTACCATGAATGACTTTGACTGGTTGCCTGCAAATCGAAGCCCACACATCAGTGCTAAACTGTAAGCCAAAAAGGAAAATCGAATGATCTTCTAGCAAGAAAGTATAGATATAGAGAGTTTGCAATAAGTAGACTTTATATGAATTGAAGGgtgaaaagaaaattctaaatgGAATGAAAGCATTTAAACTTACATTTAGTCTGCGGAATAACCACGAAGAAGTACTAGCATCCAAATGATGCACTGTGCACACAAATCCCTCGTAAGTCATAACTCTATCACCCCCTTCAAAAAACGCTTTGAATATTGTTCAGACTTCAGAAGTATTGATAACCACTTTTACCTTCGGATGCAACCGCAACTGAACCAAACCACACCAAtgcccccccccgcccccccactccaggaagaagaagagaaaaggaggaagaaaaagatggAGAGCCCCAGTTTTTGGCTCTGGACCCGCCACTGTACACTCGGCAGTGGCAGTAGCCGATGACCAGCTCAGGCAACCGTGCACAGACAAAGGCACACGCCCACTCACCACGGCGTCATTCCGTCGAACATGTGGCGCGCACGCCGGCGTTAGCGAACAGGGAGCCACGGCCCCGCGCAGAGCCCACGCCAGGGAGGCGGCTCCACTTAGGTGGGCCTACGGTATCGCGCCCTCACAATGGGTCAACTTCGCCGCCCCTGCACCGGTGTGCATCCTCATCGCCGTCGTCGGCAACCTCCGCCGCGGACCAACGTTGCTCCTACTTGATTACTTCCTAATATTGACCATAATCTAGCGATATATGAAGAACCATTACCTGGAATCAAGTACACGTGAACCACACGCAAACCCGGCCACGACAATGTAAGAGCGCGGACGCCACGGGTACTTCTCGGAGATTTTGATTAGGAGCGTGCCATGACTTGACTTGTTTCCGCTGATTAGTGGCCATGACTGAGACCTTGCCGTTTGGGGCATTTGTAAATACCtccctattttttattttttgatgcCACTTGAATAACAgttttatttttacaaattctTCGGCATCTTTATTAGTTGCTTCGAAGAATAGCGTATTTACCTGCTAATGTAGGCAAGAGTGTCGTGTAACAGCTCAAAATCCAAATGTGTATTCAGTCTGAATTTTGGTGTGTTTATGCAAGCTCTTTGTGATTTCTATTGGTGTAAACTTCTGTATTTTGATCGAAGAACCGGCTCTTCTACAATGACGATGAATGTACAACTTTTATTATTGGCACTCCCTTTGCTGATCCTTTTCATAAATGACCCTTTTATTTTTGAACAGCTACAGTAGGACAACACCCTACGACAGCTTTTATTAAAAAGAGGCATAGGAAAAAGACAACGCTGTACAAAACCTCaaggaggaaaaagagagaagaaaccAACAGAGAGAGCAACAGAGGAGAACTCTAAACAACAGAGCAATCCATAAAGAAAATGAATAATACTGGTGCCACTTAGTCTATGCATCTGCAGATGCACAGAGTCGTACAAGTTATTCTTCTATTTTAGGAGCGAATACCTTTCCCTTTGAAAGATCTTGGTGTTTCTCAGCTTCCAGATTTCCTACGCAGCAATGACAAAGATATCTATGAAGAAAGGTTGCTGGAAAGAATGGTTTGCCTACTCAACCAGTAAGCCACACTGAAGGAGCAACCAAAAAAATAGGTGAAAGGTTGTCTCTTCGATCCCCAGGGAACATAAAGCGCAGTTGTAATCATTGCCTTCAATCTTatacctttttctttttagaataTTCCTCGTGTTTACCCTGTCCTTGAAAAGGAgtcacatgaaaactttgaTCTTTTTTGAACACTTTGTAGTCCGAATGTTTCGGATTGGAACTAGTGGAGAGATAGCTTTATATGGTAGCCTATAGAAGTTAGTGGACCGATAGTTGCCATTTCCCCATCAATACGTCCAGGTATCTTTTATATTACTCTGATGATCCACTCTCGAAGGCATCAGTTGGAGACTATGGAGTTCTCCAAAGGCTTGTGGGGAAAGAGGTGTGTGGAAATTTCTATCCGGTGAATCCATCTCCAGGAACTTGGCGATAGAAGTGTTCTTATCCTTCACAGAAGAATACAATGCGACATCTGATCTTTGAGGGGGTATCCTTCCCGACATCATGCCAAAGAAGGATCATTGAACCATCACCCAGAGTTGCAGACGCAATACCTATGAAGTGATCCTTAAAACTCATGATATGTGAAGCATGAGGGA
This genomic interval carries:
- the LOC133884818 gene encoding uncharacterized protein LOC133884818 isoform X1; the encoded protein is MEVKKDVWGLLLVLLLGQLVAFSMAAASFTSSLIANLAVDAPLTQSFFAYLLLTLVYVPIVLRRRQKLQIAWYWYLALAFIDVQGNYLVVKAYQYSYITSVTLLDCWTVVWVIILTWYALGTRYSIWQFVGAGTCVAGLALVLLSDAKSPEQDPSKIPLLGDALVIARTVCFAFSNVGEEYCVKKKDRVEVVAMLGSFGLLISIVQIFICERKSLEAVTWSPTMISLFAGFAVAIFMFYTITPFVLKMSGATLFNLSLLTSDMWAVAIRVLFYHQQINWLYYLAFTVVAIGLIIYSLYESSSDDEIAASTEAEGQYQQLRSEDNSTGSGSNLGKQERTHKEEVHIC
- the LOC133884818 gene encoding uncharacterized protein LOC133884818 isoform X2 translates to MEVKKDVWGLLLVLLLGQLVAFSMAAASFTSSLIANLVDAPLTQSFFAYLLLTLVYVPIVLRRRQKLQIAWYWYLALAFIDVQGNYLVVKAYQYSYITSVTLLDCWTVVWVIILTWYALGTRYSIWQFVGAGTCVAGLALVLLSDAKSPEQDPSKIPLLGDALVIARTVCFAFSNVGEEYCVKKKDRVEVVAMLGSFGLLISIVQIFICERKSLEAVTWSPTMISLFAGFAVAIFMFYTITPFVLKMSGATLFNLSLLTSDMWAVAIRVLFYHQQINWLYYLAFTVVAIGLIIYSLYESSSDDEIAASTEAEGQYQQLRSEDNSTGSGSNLGKQERTHKEEVHIC
- the LOC133884819 gene encoding uncharacterized protein LOC133884819 translates to MDDFYKPVGRDRRFFPKANNLHRFHVDMFLSAIDRILRELNDRFDEVNTNLLLCMASFNPVDSFVAFDKDKLVKLAQFYPNDFSSIEMIHLPFQLAHFVTDMRRDERFRAVKNLVELSIMLVETKKNLNYDIVYKLLKLVLLLPVATASVERVFSLMNYVKNKLRNRMGDQYLNDCLVTFLEREFFVQVKYNDIINRFQAMKKRKVEL